A single genomic interval of Sphingopyxis sp. CCNWLW2 harbors:
- a CDS encoding aspartyl protease family protein — MIGASPARAVPERGGEAPTGNWVACGNGEDSLLTLPVKIRGVETRAVLDSGATRSAVDAGFAARHRLHGVRDHRVTALTRETVARMTGPLHIEAGAAHLLTTSALILDLAPMARAARMSIELVLGREFFVRNMVEIDPDRAALRFWANGSDNINHWLPVVQTADGLFCTTISPKEGLEAAAIIDLGCSTPLYVDPEYAEANNLFGRMRRGSSASLGVEGVAISQLGRLESLRVGDVILRDVPFAVPPVWHFAAPMIVGLPLLMRFRCCLAFGRARMQLVRANGSNRPFVRDASGLSVLHAGDHLQVIHVAKDSPAAKAGLHEGDSIVAINDEQVGPASVQNHRNLGKRPPGTRYALSMLAKDDVELVLEDYY; from the coding sequence ATGATCGGTGCCTCGCCAGCGCGTGCCGTACCGGAACGAGGAGGCGAGGCACCCACTGGAAACTGGGTCGCCTGCGGGAACGGGGAGGATTCGTTACTGACTCTCCCGGTTAAGATCCGCGGCGTCGAAACGAGAGCGGTTCTTGACAGCGGCGCCACCCGCTCCGCGGTGGATGCTGGCTTTGCGGCTCGCCATCGGCTGCATGGCGTGCGCGATCATCGCGTTACGGCGCTCACACGAGAGACCGTAGCCAGAATGACCGGCCCGTTACACATCGAGGCTGGCGCCGCGCATTTGCTCACGACGTCAGCCTTGATACTCGATCTGGCACCGATGGCACGCGCTGCGCGAATGTCGATCGAACTGGTGCTCGGGCGAGAATTCTTTGTACGCAACATGGTCGAGATAGACCCCGATCGGGCCGCGCTCCGGTTTTGGGCCAATGGCAGCGATAACATAAATCACTGGCTGCCGGTCGTGCAGACGGCCGACGGGCTGTTCTGCACCACCATCTCACCGAAGGAGGGTTTGGAGGCCGCAGCGATCATCGATCTGGGCTGCTCGACGCCGCTCTACGTCGACCCCGAATATGCCGAGGCAAATAATCTGTTCGGCCGCATGAGGCGAGGTTCCAGCGCAAGCCTCGGGGTCGAAGGCGTCGCTATCAGCCAGCTCGGCCGTTTGGAAAGCTTGCGTGTGGGTGACGTCATTCTCCGTGACGTGCCCTTCGCGGTTCCACCCGTCTGGCATTTTGCTGCGCCCATGATAGTGGGCCTTCCGCTTCTCATGCGCTTTCGTTGTTGTCTGGCTTTCGGGCGCGCCCGGATGCAGCTGGTTCGTGCAAACGGATCGAACAGGCCATTTGTGCGAGACGCGTCCGGGCTCAGCGTGCTTCACGCGGGCGATCACCTGCAAGTCATCCATGTGGCCAAAGACAGCCCGGCAGCAAAAGCAGGCCTCCATGAAGGAGACAGCATTGTCGCAATCAACGACGAGCAGGTCGGTCCGGCCAGCGTCCAGAACCATCGCAATCTCGGCAAGCGGCCGCCAGGGACACGCTATGCGCTCTCGATGCTTGCCAAAGACGATGTGGAATTGGTTCTCGAGGATTATTATTGA
- a CDS encoding TetR/AcrR family transcriptional regulator → MARPKTFDDDVALDAAIGVFREHGYEGTSAQMLVDAMGIGRQSLYNSFGDKAGLYGAAVHRYVLGETQAHRETLRTGDRAINGIRAMVDRVVRAAGQPCLGVNSIAELGTSWPALNEIRATADRSLRTAIVAQVEVAQADGDIAADLDPDMIATWFVASFAGIRIAARGGASPEHLAYLGELTLRALR, encoded by the coding sequence ATGGCGAGACCGAAGACCTTTGACGACGATGTTGCGCTCGACGCCGCGATTGGCGTATTTCGCGAGCACGGCTATGAGGGCACGTCAGCTCAGATGCTCGTCGACGCGATGGGGATCGGGCGGCAGAGCCTCTACAACAGTTTCGGCGACAAGGCGGGGCTCTATGGCGCCGCCGTGCATCGCTATGTGCTAGGCGAGACACAGGCCCATAGGGAGACCCTCCGAACCGGCGACCGTGCCATAAATGGCATTCGCGCAATGGTCGACCGCGTCGTTCGGGCGGCGGGCCAGCCCTGTCTGGGCGTCAATTCGATCGCCGAACTCGGGACGTCCTGGCCCGCGCTCAACGAAATCCGTGCGACGGCCGATCGTTCGCTTCGGACCGCGATCGTCGCGCAGGTGGAGGTCGCGCAGGCCGACGGCGACATCGCCGCCGATCTCGATCCCGATATGATCGCGACATGGTTCGTGGCGAGTTTTGCGGGGATAAGGATCGCCGCGCGGGGCGGGGCAAGTCCCGAACATCTGGCCTACCTGGGAGAGTTGACGCTTCGCGCACTTCGATGA
- a CDS encoding quinone oxidoreductase family protein, with protein sequence MKAIAMTSLDGDLSPIDVPEPVPGPGQVVVAVAAAGVNFMDIGVRRGIAWTDVPESKVIGVEGAGRVVALGKGVTGFAIGERVAWVYAPGSYAEQVEVPAGALVPIPDAIDNRTAAAIMMQGLTASHFATDFYPVQPGDVALVHAAAGGLGMMLTQIVKLRGGTVIGRLSSVAKAEAARNAGADHVIVDAEGHFADQVLALTGGEGVNVVFDGSGPATFADSLASLRRSGTFCWFGPVLGGPGPIDIMSLPKSIKLGYAVFSDHIPTPALLRERSAQLFQWVIERKLRVEIGGVYPLVDAARAHADMESRRSTGKLLLIP encoded by the coding sequence ATGAAAGCAATTGCAATGACATCGCTCGACGGCGACCTCAGCCCGATCGACGTTCCCGAACCTGTGCCCGGTCCGGGACAGGTGGTAGTCGCGGTCGCGGCGGCGGGGGTCAATTTCATGGATATCGGGGTGCGCCGGGGCATCGCGTGGACCGATGTTCCAGAATCCAAGGTGATCGGGGTCGAAGGCGCGGGGCGCGTGGTCGCTTTGGGTAAGGGGGTTACCGGCTTTGCGATCGGCGAGCGCGTCGCCTGGGTCTATGCGCCCGGAAGCTATGCCGAGCAGGTCGAGGTGCCGGCGGGCGCGCTGGTTCCAATCCCCGATGCGATCGACAACCGCACGGCGGCGGCGATCATGATGCAGGGGCTGACCGCCAGCCATTTCGCGACCGACTTTTATCCCGTGCAGCCTGGTGACGTTGCGCTCGTCCACGCCGCGGCTGGGGGACTCGGCATGATGCTGACGCAGATCGTCAAGCTGCGCGGCGGCACGGTGATCGGGCGCCTGTCGAGCGTGGCAAAGGCCGAAGCGGCACGCAATGCCGGCGCCGATCATGTCATCGTCGATGCCGAGGGGCATTTCGCGGATCAGGTCCTGGCGCTGACCGGCGGCGAAGGGGTGAATGTCGTTTTCGACGGTTCGGGCCCGGCGACATTCGCGGACTCGCTCGCCTCGCTCCGGCGGTCGGGCACCTTTTGCTGGTTCGGACCGGTACTCGGCGGTCCGGGGCCGATCGATATCATGAGCCTGCCGAAGAGCATCAAGCTCGGTTACGCGGTCTTTTCCGACCATATCCCCACGCCCGCATTGCTGCGCGAGCGATCGGCGCAATTATTCCAATGGGTTATTGAAAGAAAGCTGCGGGTCGAAATAGGCGGCGTCTATCCGCTTGTCGATGCGGCGCGCGCGCATGCCGATATGGAAAGCCGCCGGAGCACCGGCAAGCTGCTACTTATTCCCTGA
- a CDS encoding alpha/beta fold hydrolase, which yields MMTLFRDTDRRGFMAQALAGSAATMLLSAPARAAAAPADFGPLKHVRTSLLDIAYAEVGPADGPPVLLVHGWPYDIHTYVDAAQILGAQGYRVLVPYLRGYGATRFLSDATPRNGQQAALAMDALDFLDALGIERAIVGGCDWGARTACILAALHPDRVRALVSVSGYLIGSQAANVKPLSPEAERRWWYQYYFATERGRQGYAANTHEFARLIWKTASPHWAFDEAVFARSAAALDNPDHVAISIHNYRWRLGLAEGEVRYDAIEAKLATFPAIAVPTITLEGDDNGAPHPLPQDYRAKFIGHYEHRTSAGGIGHNLPQEAPQDFARAIVDADRMAGR from the coding sequence ATGATGACTCTGTTTCGCGACACCGATCGACGCGGCTTCATGGCGCAGGCGCTGGCCGGGTCGGCTGCGACGATGCTGCTTTCGGCGCCGGCCCGCGCGGCGGCGGCGCCTGCCGATTTCGGACCGCTCAAACATGTCCGCACGAGCTTGCTCGACATCGCCTATGCTGAGGTTGGGCCGGCGGACGGCCCGCCGGTGCTGCTTGTCCACGGCTGGCCGTACGACATCCATACCTATGTCGATGCGGCGCAGATATTGGGGGCGCAGGGCTATCGCGTTCTCGTGCCTTATCTTCGCGGCTATGGCGCCACACGCTTCCTGTCCGATGCGACGCCGCGCAATGGACAGCAGGCCGCGCTCGCGATGGACGCGCTCGACTTTCTCGATGCGCTCGGGATCGAGCGGGCGATCGTCGGCGGATGCGACTGGGGCGCGCGCACGGCGTGCATCTTGGCCGCGCTCCACCCCGACCGCGTCCGTGCCCTGGTTTCGGTCAGCGGCTATCTGATCGGCAGCCAGGCTGCGAACGTCAAACCGCTGTCGCCCGAAGCCGAGCGGCGCTGGTGGTATCAATATTATTTTGCGACCGAACGCGGACGACAGGGCTATGCCGCCAACACACATGAATTCGCACGGCTAATCTGGAAGACGGCCTCGCCGCACTGGGCGTTCGACGAAGCGGTGTTCGCGCGGTCGGCCGCTGCGCTCGACAATCCCGATCATGTTGCGATCAGTATCCACAATTATCGCTGGCGGCTGGGGCTTGCCGAGGGCGAAGTGCGCTACGACGCGATCGAAGCGAAGCTCGCGACCTTTCCGGCGATCGCGGTGCCGACGATCACGCTCGAAGGTGATGACAATGGAGCGCCGCACCCGCTGCCGCAGGATTATCGCGCCAAATTCATTGGCCATTACGAGCATCGGACGAGCGCGGGTGGCATCGGACATAATCTTCCGCAAGAAGCGCCGCAGGATTTCGCCCGCGCCATCGTCGACGCCGACCGGATGGCCGGGCGGTGA
- a CDS encoding phosphatase PAP2 family protein, which yields MTGEMRVSLFFLFVLILIWTTLASAGVEPVGLLSYLSNLVLYLAAWFFLAAAQTLWSLYRHRPDRPLRYLRDGAFGPAYRRQIRESLPLLVGVVIFMPGFSAMKSAIPLFNDYDWDQSFIDLDIALHGRDPWRILQPMLGHPLVTSAISVAYHLWILLIYAGTIYFALYVKDRQLRVRYFAAFFGIWTINGVILATLMASVGPCFLEPLIGNAHYAEQMAYLAKANETYPVMVIDVQQQLIAWHASGSHGLGRGISAMPSMHVALAFLFFLAIRQVNHTLGVLFFIFFVTILIGSVHLAYHYAVDGYVSILITAIVWSVCGALFRPAAHHAANEPYPVTQRG from the coding sequence ATGACCGGCGAAATGCGCGTCAGCCTATTTTTTCTGTTTGTTCTTATCCTGATATGGACGACATTGGCCTCGGCCGGTGTCGAGCCAGTCGGCCTGCTGTCCTACCTGTCCAATCTGGTCCTGTATCTCGCGGCCTGGTTCTTTTTGGCAGCCGCGCAGACGCTGTGGAGCCTGTACCGGCACCGCCCGGACCGTCCGCTGCGCTACCTCCGCGATGGCGCATTCGGCCCCGCCTATCGTCGGCAAATCCGGGAATCGCTGCCGCTTCTGGTCGGGGTCGTGATCTTCATGCCGGGCTTTTCGGCAATGAAAAGCGCGATCCCGCTATTCAACGATTATGACTGGGACCAAAGCTTCATCGACCTCGACATCGCGCTGCATGGACGGGATCCGTGGCGCATTCTGCAACCGATGCTGGGCCACCCGCTCGTCACCTCCGCCATCTCGGTCGCCTATCACCTGTGGATTCTGCTGATCTATGCCGGAACGATCTATTTCGCGCTCTATGTAAAGGACCGCCAGCTACGGGTCCGTTATTTTGCGGCCTTCTTCGGCATATGGACAATCAACGGCGTCATATTGGCGACGCTGATGGCATCGGTCGGTCCCTGCTTCCTCGAGCCCTTGATCGGGAATGCGCATTATGCCGAACAAATGGCCTATCTAGCCAAGGCCAACGAAACCTATCCCGTGATGGTCATCGATGTTCAACAGCAGCTTATCGCCTGGCACGCCAGCGGATCGCACGGCCTCGGCCGCGGGATCAGCGCGATGCCGTCGATGCATGTCGCGCTCGCCTTCCTCTTCTTCCTCGCCATCCGTCAGGTCAACCACACGCTCGGAGTCCTGTTTTTCATCTTCTTTGTGACGATCCTCATCGGGTCGGTCCATCTGGCCTATCATTATGCGGTCGACGGCTATGTCTCCATCCTGATCACGGCGATCGTCTGGAGCGTTTGTGGCGCGCTGTTTCGGCCGGCCGCGCATCATGCTGCGAATGAACCCTATCCGGTTACACAACGCGGATGA
- a CDS encoding DUF2569 family protein, giving the protein MTSVAIRTIRERLLRQSIRFVAPLEGKVRALLLGWTIVVASICLARILFPASPAHGLSSMLILLVPHMLILASPFFAYWTANALFPRGTDFAQPEIRLARIGNWRPLDALAARDHSAFGPVGVMASLLLGMLLNIPIRTAEFMAGVPAMTGSAPIWGQMIYFAMATDLIVMNFLYTLCFFMALRRMPFFPRMLLLAWGVDVASQVVIAQYVSGAPNLPAQVAAAIAPLLESNLTKAFISIIVWMPYLILSERVNVTYRWRQPA; this is encoded by the coding sequence ATGACCAGCGTAGCGATCCGAACGATCAGGGAAAGGCTGCTTCGCCAAAGCATACGCTTCGTCGCGCCGCTGGAAGGCAAGGTTCGCGCGCTGTTGCTGGGCTGGACGATCGTCGTCGCGTCGATCTGCCTTGCGCGCATCCTGTTCCCCGCCTCGCCCGCGCATGGCCTGTCGTCGATGCTGATCCTGCTCGTACCGCACATGCTGATCCTCGCCAGCCCCTTCTTCGCCTATTGGACCGCCAACGCACTGTTCCCGCGCGGCACCGATTTCGCGCAACCCGAAATCCGCCTCGCGCGTATTGGAAACTGGCGCCCCTTGGACGCCCTGGCGGCGCGCGACCATTCGGCCTTCGGTCCCGTCGGGGTCATGGCATCGCTGCTGCTTGGCATGTTGCTGAACATACCCATTCGTACCGCCGAATTCATGGCGGGCGTTCCGGCAATGACAGGATCGGCGCCCATATGGGGCCAGATGATCTATTTCGCGATGGCGACCGACCTGATCGTGATGAATTTCCTCTATACGCTCTGCTTCTTCATGGCGCTGCGCCGCATGCCCTTTTTCCCGCGCATGCTGCTTCTCGCCTGGGGCGTCGATGTCGCCTCGCAAGTCGTGATCGCGCAATATGTCAGCGGCGCCCCAAACCTGCCCGCGCAGGTCGCGGCGGCTATCGCGCCGCTACTCGAAAGCAACCTCACAAAGGCGTTCATCAGCATCATCGTCTGGATGCCCTATCTGATCCTGTCCGAGCGCGTGAACGTCACCTATCGCTGGCGCCAACCGGCCTAG
- a CDS encoding Flp family type IVb pilin has product MKNFLKNFVRDESGASAAEYVLILAIIGTGIAIGAVTLGNAIGGAMSEAADEIDKLEYAAPVTTP; this is encoded by the coding sequence ATGAAGAATTTCCTCAAGAATTTCGTGCGTGACGAAAGCGGCGCTTCGGCCGCGGAATATGTCCTCATTCTCGCGATTATCGGCACCGGCATTGCAATTGGCGCCGTGACCTTGGGCAACGCCATCGGCGGTGCTATGAGCGAAGCAGCCGACGAAATCGACAAACTCGAATATGCGGCGCCCGTCACCACGCCGTAA
- the cpaB gene encoding Flp pilus assembly protein CpaB, with the protein MFSGRNAIVAGAAIILGLIVVFLANAYFSGVEKKEKLRTEQAQLVQVLVASQPLDFGTELTVQNTKLVGWPAASLPEGAFKTSIGIINNPRGARVALRPIAVGEPILSSKITGIGGRAAVSALLPEGMRAVAVGVNAVTGVGGLLTPGDVVDVLVTREMGGEADDKDQMTDIVLEKVRVIAIDQVSDEDKTDPKVAKTATLEVDAFGAQKLALAREIGTISLALRNVTSLEDGANLTVTQQDLGSGWRSAPRRGQPQSSPGLAGLPPGFYSETPMAAPRYAAPRAAAPAAPPRPAGPSVEIVRGVSTTTYEVKRHGS; encoded by the coding sequence ATGTTTTCGGGACGAAATGCTATAGTTGCCGGGGCGGCAATAATCTTGGGCTTGATCGTCGTTTTTCTGGCGAACGCCTATTTCAGCGGGGTCGAAAAGAAGGAAAAGCTGCGGACCGAACAGGCCCAGCTCGTTCAGGTGCTCGTGGCGTCGCAGCCTTTGGATTTCGGCACTGAATTGACGGTGCAGAACACGAAGCTGGTCGGCTGGCCCGCCGCTTCCTTGCCTGAGGGCGCCTTCAAGACCAGCATCGGTATCATCAACAACCCGCGCGGCGCGCGCGTGGCGCTTCGCCCGATCGCGGTCGGCGAACCCATCCTTTCATCGAAGATCACCGGCATCGGCGGCCGCGCCGCGGTTTCGGCGCTGCTCCCCGAGGGGATGCGCGCGGTGGCGGTCGGGGTCAATGCGGTGACCGGCGTTGGCGGATTGCTGACGCCCGGCGATGTCGTCGATGTGCTCGTGACCCGCGAGATGGGGGGCGAAGCCGACGACAAGGACCAGATGACCGACATCGTGCTCGAAAAGGTACGTGTCATCGCGATCGACCAGGTGTCCGACGAGGACAAGACCGACCCGAAGGTCGCGAAGACCGCGACGCTGGAGGTCGATGCCTTTGGCGCGCAGAAACTCGCGCTGGCGCGCGAGATCGGCACCATATCGCTCGCGCTGCGCAATGTGACGAGCCTCGAGGACGGCGCGAACCTGACCGTCACCCAGCAGGATCTGGGCAGCGGCTGGCGCTCGGCGCCGCGCCGCGGGCAGCCGCAATCCTCGCCCGGCCTCGCGGGCCTGCCGCCCGGCTTCTACAGCGAAACGCCGATGGCGGCCCCGCGTTATGCCGCACCGCGCGCTGCAGCGCCCGCCGCGCCGCCGCGCCCCGCCGGGCCGTCGGTTGAAATCGTCCGCGGCGTGTCCACCACCACTTATGAGGTCAAACGCCATGGCTCGTGA
- a CDS encoding type II and III secretion system protein family protein: MARDIRRRAMRRVALALALPLAFAAAAPAAHAQMSAAGVHAGQLDVPLNKSQTVTLDRPFGRAMIGSEEIADIMPISDRSIYVLGKKMGTTSLTVYDKGGRVITIVDVAVGPDVLSLRRQLSELMPGENISARIANDAVVLSGVVSSASAAQNAVQIAGTYAGEKVVNMMGVGSSQQVMLEVRFSEINRQTGKEIGVSGFFRNGSGSFDGVIGNGASLVPDADTGEGVLKLGSITESFGIFRKSFSLGGLDILGVLDSLEDKGLAKTLAEPTLVALSGEKASFLAGGEFPIPVVQGGGSGGGNNGSSITIEFKPFGVSLGFTPTILADGVINMIVEPEVSSIDPNNSIVLNDITIPGLQTRRASTTLELRDGESFAIAGLIRQDFATTVRQVPLLGSIPIIGSLFRSSGFKRGETELLIVVTPRLVQPIRPNQVALPTERVGEPAEIDLFLLGRTDTAVPAVPPVQQMPPATTGTAARPKEGSGYDY, from the coding sequence ATGGCTCGTGATATTCGCCGCCGCGCCATGCGCCGGGTCGCCCTTGCGCTCGCGCTGCCGCTGGCCTTCGCCGCCGCGGCGCCTGCCGCCCATGCGCAGATGAGCGCCGCCGGCGTCCATGCCGGCCAGCTCGACGTACCGCTGAACAAGAGCCAGACGGTGACGCTCGACCGCCCGTTCGGCCGCGCGATGATCGGGTCCGAAGAGATTGCGGACATCATGCCGATCTCCGACCGCTCCATCTATGTGCTGGGCAAGAAGATGGGGACGACCAGCCTGACCGTCTATGACAAGGGCGGGCGCGTCATCACCATCGTCGATGTCGCGGTCGGCCCCGATGTGCTGTCGCTGCGCCGCCAGCTTTCCGAACTGATGCCCGGAGAGAATATCAGCGCGCGCATCGCGAATGACGCGGTCGTGCTGTCGGGCGTCGTCAGCAGCGCCTCGGCGGCGCAGAACGCCGTCCAGATCGCGGGAACCTACGCGGGCGAGAAGGTCGTCAACATGATGGGGGTCGGGTCGAGCCAGCAGGTGATGCTGGAAGTCCGCTTTTCCGAAATCAACCGCCAGACCGGCAAGGAAATCGGGGTCAGCGGCTTCTTCCGTAACGGATCGGGGAGCTTCGATGGTGTGATCGGCAACGGCGCATCCCTTGTTCCCGATGCCGATACCGGTGAAGGCGTGCTGAAACTCGGGTCGATCACCGAAAGCTTTGGCATCTTTCGCAAGAGCTTCAGCCTCGGCGGGCTCGACATATTGGGCGTGCTCGACAGTCTGGAGGACAAAGGACTGGCGAAGACGCTCGCCGAACCGACGCTGGTCGCGCTGTCGGGCGAAAAGGCGAGTTTCCTGGCCGGCGGCGAATTTCCGATCCCGGTCGTGCAAGGCGGGGGCAGTGGCGGCGGGAACAACGGATCGAGCATCACGATCGAGTTCAAGCCGTTCGGCGTCAGCCTGGGTTTCACGCCGACGATCCTTGCCGACGGCGTGATCAACATGATCGTCGAGCCCGAAGTCAGCTCGATCGACCCCAATAATTCGATCGTCCTCAACGACATCACTATTCCCGGGCTGCAGACGCGGCGCGCGTCGACCACGCTCGAATTGCGCGACGGTGAATCCTTCGCCATCGCGGGGTTGATCCGCCAGGATTTCGCGACGACGGTGCGCCAGGTGCCGCTGCTCGGATCGATCCCGATTATCGGGTCGCTGTTCCGCTCGTCGGGATTCAAGCGCGGCGAAACCGAATTGTTGATCGTCGTCACCCCACGCCTCGTTCAGCCGATCAGGCCGAACCAGGTGGCGTTGCCCACCGAGCGCGTGGGCGAACCGGCGGAGATCGACCTGTTCCTGTTGGGTCGCACCGACACCGCGGTTCCCGCCGTTCCCCCGGTTCAGCAGATGCCACCGGCGACGACGGGAACCGCGGCACGCCCCAAGGAAGGAAGCGGCTATGACTATTGA
- a CDS encoding AAA family ATPase produces MNCKIKLLISEEEFGRSALASDEFSKLSFELVSLAADAPILPDIIGDAELIVVELGAGDPRSMQRLTALRTRHPGLPLIVALRDGDLATTRALIRQGVDDVIALPIQRAEFDDAVNNLLAVTAKEAIADAGLAPVIAVAQSVGGIGATTVATHIAHYLGGVSERGCCLVDLDLQFGNAASYLGRPSGLTMDELLGAGTRVDGELLRSVAASDGGVAVIAAPEKIAPLEAVEIDQLMRVLDLARRQYSHVVLDLPGNWANWTLSAIDKADMILLIVDLSIGSLRQARRRLTLFEETGIDPSRIRVVANRVEKRMFRTIGVQDAADALRYPVFATVHSDYAVVQSAQDQGVLVSAVARKNKVATDLAALAEQVAAALGKD; encoded by the coding sequence TTGAACTGCAAGATCAAACTGTTGATTTCGGAGGAGGAGTTCGGACGGTCGGCGCTCGCGAGCGATGAATTTTCGAAACTGTCGTTCGAACTGGTGAGCCTCGCCGCCGATGCACCGATCCTGCCCGACATAATCGGCGATGCCGAATTGATCGTCGTCGAACTTGGTGCGGGCGATCCGCGGTCGATGCAGCGGCTGACCGCGCTGCGCACGCGCCACCCGGGCTTGCCACTGATCGTCGCGCTGCGCGACGGCGATCTCGCTACCACGCGCGCGTTGATCCGCCAGGGCGTCGACGATGTGATCGCGCTGCCGATCCAGCGCGCCGAATTCGACGATGCGGTCAACAACCTGCTCGCGGTGACGGCAAAGGAGGCGATAGCCGACGCCGGACTGGCTCCGGTGATCGCGGTTGCGCAAAGCGTCGGCGGGATCGGCGCGACGACCGTCGCGACGCACATCGCCCATTATCTGGGCGGGGTGAGCGAGCGCGGCTGCTGCCTCGTCGATCTGGACCTCCAGTTCGGCAATGCGGCCTCCTATCTCGGCCGCCCCTCCGGGCTCACGATGGACGAACTGCTCGGCGCGGGCACGCGGGTGGATGGCGAACTGCTGCGCAGCGTCGCCGCCAGCGATGGAGGCGTTGCGGTGATCGCGGCGCCCGAGAAGATCGCGCCGCTCGAAGCGGTCGAGATCGATCAGTTGATGCGCGTACTCGACCTCGCGCGGCGGCAATATAGCCATGTGGTACTCGACCTGCCCGGCAATTGGGCCAATTGGACGCTGTCGGCGATCGACAAGGCAGATATGATCCTGCTGATCGTCGATCTGTCGATCGGCAGCTTGCGTCAGGCGCGCCGACGGCTGACCCTGTTCGAGGAAACGGGGATCGATCCCTCGCGCATCCGGGTCGTCGCCAATCGTGTCGAAAAGAGAATGTTCCGGACTATCGGCGTACAAGACGCCGCCGACGCGCTCCGTTATCCGGTCTTTGCGACCGTCCACAGCGACTATGCGGTCGTTCAGTCGGCGCAGGACCAGGGCGTCCTCGTCAGCGCGGTGGCGCGCAAGAACAAGGTCGCAACCGATCTCGCGGCGCTCGCCGAACAGGTCGCCGCTGCGTTGGGCAAGGACTAG
- a CDS encoding CpaF family protein gives MWQVQRQKSSKTDGPTAPAPAQAAVSGDGAPERGAALLSLKVRVHRELLDEINLAQLDKMSRAQIEAEAGDMIAGILARHQTALTAIERKMLVANVLDELLGLGPLEPLLQDETITDILVNGHDTVFVERLGLLEPVDTRFKDERHLFRIIQKIASGVGRRIDESSPFVDARLPNGARVNAIVPPLALDGSLLSIRKFSHIPIDMAKLVEFGSVPVAVAQVLQGVVAARRNILISGGTGSGKTTLLNAVSSFIDERERIVTIEDSAELQLQQSHVARLETRPANIEGRGEVTQRDLVKNALRMRPDRIIIGEVRAGEAFDMLQAMNTGHDGSMTTVHANTARDALARVEQMVGMSGIEMSPRAARAQIASAINVVIQIGRLSDGRRRLLSLSEITGMEGEIVTMQDIFLFRMTGRDADNRVLGHFEATGIRPKFLETLSAHGVELSPDLFRPDRPVT, from the coding sequence ATGTGGCAGGTCCAGCGGCAGAAAAGTTCGAAAACCGATGGGCCGACGGCGCCCGCGCCGGCTCAGGCCGCCGTGTCCGGAGACGGCGCACCCGAACGTGGCGCTGCCCTGTTGTCGCTGAAAGTGCGGGTCCATCGCGAACTGCTCGATGAAATCAATCTCGCGCAACTCGACAAGATGTCGCGCGCGCAGATCGAGGCGGAGGCAGGTGACATGATCGCCGGCATTCTTGCACGGCACCAGACGGCGCTGACCGCGATCGAGCGTAAAATGCTCGTCGCCAATGTGCTCGATGAACTCCTCGGATTGGGCCCGCTCGAACCGCTGCTCCAGGACGAAACGATCACCGATATCCTGGTCAACGGTCACGACACGGTTTTTGTCGAACGGCTGGGCCTGCTCGAACCTGTCGATACGCGCTTCAAGGATGAGCGACACCTTTTTCGTATCATCCAGAAGATCGCGAGCGGCGTGGGGCGCAGGATCGACGAGTCCTCACCGTTTGTCGATGCGCGCCTTCCGAACGGGGCGCGCGTCAACGCGATCGTGCCGCCGCTCGCGCTCGATGGCTCGCTGCTCTCGATCCGCAAATTTTCGCATATTCCGATCGACATGGCGAAACTTGTCGAATTCGGCAGCGTTCCGGTTGCCGTCGCGCAGGTGCTGCAGGGCGTGGTGGCGGCACGGCGCAATATCCTGATTTCAGGCGGCACCGGATCGGGCAAGACGACTCTACTCAATGCGGTTTCCTCCTTTATCGACGAACGTGAGCGTATCGTCACCATCGAGGATTCCGCCGAACTGCAATTGCAGCAATCTCACGTCGCGCGCCTCGAAACGCGCCCCGCCAATATCGAAGGAAGGGGTGAGGTGACGCAGCGCGACCTCGTGAAGAACGCGCTTCGCATGCGTCCCGACCGCATCATCATCGGCGAAGTCCGCGCCGGCGAGGCGTTTGACATGCTTCAGGCGATGAACACCGGCCATGACGGGTCGATGACGACGGTCCACGCCAACACCGCACGCGATGCGCTGGCGCGCGTCGAGCAGATGGTCGGCATGAGTGGCATCGAAATGTCGCCGCGGGCGGCACGGGCGCAGATCGCGTCGGCGATCAACGTCGTGATACAGATCGGCCGCCTTTCGGATGGCCGTCGACGGCTGCTCAGCCTGTCCGAAATCACGGGCATGGAAGGCGAGATCGTTACGATGCAGGATATTTTCCTGTTCCGTATGACCGGGCGAGATGCCGACAACCGTGTGCTGGGCCATTTCGAGGCGACGGGCATCCGCCCCAAATTTCTCGAGACCTTGTCGGCCCATGGCGTCGAATTGTCGCCGGACCTGTTCCGGCCTGATCGCCCGGTGACCTGA